A portion of the Streptomyces sp. YPW6 genome contains these proteins:
- a CDS encoding ABC transporter ATP-binding protein yields the protein MASVTFDKASRVYPGSTKPAVDQLEIDIADGEFLVLVGPSGCGKSTSLRMLAGLEDVNGGAIRIGDRDVTHLPPKDRDIAMVFQNYALYPHMTVADNMGFALKIAGVNKTEIRAKVEEAAKMLDLTEYLDRKPKALSGGQRQRVAMGRAIVREPQVFLMDEPLSNLDAKLRVSTRTQIASLQRRLGITTVYVTHDQVEALTMGDRVAVLKDGLLQQVDSPRNMYDRPANLFVAGFIGSPAMNLVEVPITDGGVKFGNSVVPVSREALSAAADRGDTTVTVGIRPEHFDIVEHGGAAAKSLAKDSSEQPAGIAVSVNVVEELGADGFVYGSTQVGGEHKDLVVRVGGRAVPEKGTELHVVPRPDELHVFATSTGERLTA from the coding sequence ATGGCCAGTGTCACGTTCGACAAGGCGTCCCGCGTCTACCCCGGCTCCACGAAGCCGGCCGTGGACCAGCTCGAGATCGACATCGCGGACGGTGAGTTCCTCGTCCTCGTCGGTCCCTCCGGTTGCGGCAAGTCGACCTCCCTGCGCATGCTCGCGGGTCTCGAGGACGTCAACGGCGGCGCGATCCGCATCGGTGACCGCGATGTCACGCACCTGCCGCCCAAGGACCGGGACATCGCCATGGTGTTCCAGAACTACGCGCTCTACCCGCACATGACCGTCGCGGACAACATGGGCTTCGCGCTCAAGATCGCCGGTGTGAACAAGACCGAGATCCGGGCGAAGGTCGAAGAGGCCGCCAAGATGCTGGACCTCACCGAGTACCTGGACCGCAAGCCGAAGGCGCTCTCCGGTGGTCAGCGTCAGCGTGTGGCGATGGGCCGGGCCATCGTGCGGGAGCCGCAGGTCTTCCTCATGGACGAGCCGCTGTCGAACCTCGACGCCAAGCTCCGCGTCTCCACCCGTACGCAGATCGCCTCGCTGCAGCGCCGCCTCGGCATCACCACGGTGTACGTCACCCACGACCAGGTCGAGGCCCTCACCATGGGCGACCGGGTCGCGGTGCTGAAGGACGGGCTGCTCCAGCAGGTCGACTCGCCGCGCAACATGTACGACCGCCCGGCGAACCTCTTCGTCGCCGGCTTCATCGGCTCGCCCGCGATGAACCTCGTCGAGGTCCCGATCACCGACGGCGGCGTGAAGTTCGGCAACAGCGTCGTGCCGGTGTCGCGCGAGGCGCTCTCCGCCGCCGCGGACCGCGGTGACACCACCGTCACGGTCGGCATCCGGCCCGAGCACTTCGACATCGTCGAGCACGGTGGCGCCGCCGCGAAGTCGCTGGCCAAGGACTCCTCCGAGCAGCCGGCCGGGATCGCCGTCTCCGTCAACGTCGTCGAGGAGCTCGGCGCCGACGGGTTCGTCTACGGCTCCACGCAGGTCGGCGGCGAGCACAAGGACCTGGTCGTCCGCGTCGGCGGCCGCGCCGTCCCGGAGAAGGGCACCGAGCTGCACGTCGTCCCGCGCCCGGACGAGCTGCACGTCTTCGCGACCTCCACCGGCGAGCGGCTCACCGCCTGA